One window of Siniperca chuatsi isolate FFG_IHB_CAS linkage group LG19, ASM2008510v1, whole genome shotgun sequence genomic DNA carries:
- the urad gene encoding 2-oxo-4-hydroxy-4-carboxy-5-ureidoimidazoline decarboxylase, with protein MNMDIAAVNALPYEDFVNIFGNVVEKCPIITAAVWSRRPFVSLTALEAAICEFIDALPESGKEGILRCHPDLAGRDLQSGTLTRESREEQARAGMDALNSAEAVRMARLNEEYKELFGFPFVICARMNDKANILRQLSERCQNERAVERARGIEEVKKICRLRLQGLVLTDAPKL; from the exons ATGAACATGGACATCGCCGCAGTAAATGCTCTTCCTTACGAGgattttgtgaatattttcGGCAATGTGGTGGAGAAGTGTCCCATTATAACAGCTGCTGTGTGGTCGAGGCGTCCCTTTGTGAGCTTGACAGCACTGGAGGCTGCAATCTGTGAATTCATCGATGCTCTCCCAGAATCAG GTAAAGAGGGGATCCTCAGGTGTCACCCGGACCTCGCGGGCAGGGACCTCCAGAGCGGCACTTTGACCCGGGAGTCGCGCGAGGAGCAGGCGAGAGCCGGGATGGATGCGCTGAACTCCGCGGAAGCCGTGCGCATGGCCCGGCTCAACGAGGAGTACAAGGAGCTCTTCGGATTCCCTTTTGTCATCTGCGCCCGCATGAACGACAAGGCGAACATATTACGGCAGCTGTCCGAGCGCTGCCAGAACGAGCGCGCGGTGGAGAGGGCGCGCGGCATCGAGGAGGTGAAGAAGATATGCCGCTTGCGTCTCCAAGGTCTCGTGCTCACTGACGCTCCCAAGTTATGA